In Eubalaena glacialis isolate mEubGla1 chromosome 2, mEubGla1.1.hap2.+ XY, whole genome shotgun sequence, a single genomic region encodes these proteins:
- the TMX1 gene encoding thioredoxin-related transmembrane protein 1 — MRTGRSACAGGSEEALRGVRAAAFAVGGRAADMAPSRSLRIPVAVLLLLLWGAPWTHGRRSDVRIITDENWRELLEGEWMIEFYAPWCPACQNLQPEWESFAEWGEDLEVNVAKVDVTEQPGLSGRFIITALPTIYHCKNGEFRRYQGSRTKKDFINFISEKEWKSIEPVSSWLGPGSVLMSSMSALFQLSMWIRTCHNYFIEDLGLPVWGSYTVFALATLLSGLLLGLCMIFVADCLCPSKRRRPQPYPSKKLLLESSQPLKKVEEEQEADEEDVSEEEPESKERINTDFAQNAIRQRSVAPSLATDKSS, encoded by the exons ATGCGCACGGGCCGATCAGCCTGCGCGGGCGGAAGTGAGGAGGCGCTGCGCGGAGTGAGGGCTGCTGCGTTTGCTGTGGGTGGGCGAGCGGCCGACATGGCGCCCTCCCGGAGTCTCAGGATCCCCGTGGcagtgctgctgctgttgctttgGGGGGCTCCCTGGACCCACGGGCGGCGGAGCGACGTGCGGATCATCACGGACGAGAACTGGAGAGAGTTGCTGGAAGGAGAGTGGATGATAGAATT TTATGCTCCATGGTGTCCTGCTTGTCAGAATCTTCAACCAGAATGGGAAAGTTTTGCCGAATGGGGAGAAGATCTTGAGGTTAATGTTGCAAAAGTGGATGTCACAGAGCAGCCAG GACTAAGTGGACGATTTATCATAACTGCACTTCCTACTATTTATCA TTGTAAAAATGGTGAATTTAGGCGCTATCAGGGCTCAAGGACTAAGAAGGACTTCATAAACtttataagtgaaaaagaatggaagagtaTTGAACCCGTTTCATCATGGCTTGGTCCaggttctgtttt GATGAGTAGTATGTCAGCACTCTTTCAGCTGTCTATGTGGATCAGG aCTTGCCATAACTATTTTATTGAAGACCTTGGATTACCGGTTTGGGGATCATATACAGTGTTTGCCTTAGCAACTCTGCTTTCGGGACTATTATTAGGACTT TGCATGATATTTGTGGCAGATTGCCTTTGTCCTTCAAAAAGGCGCAGACCACAGCCATACCCTTCca aaaaattattactAGAATCTTCTCAACCTCTGAAAAAAGTGGAGGAAGAACAAGAGGCTGATGAAGAAGATGTTTCAGAAGAGGAACctgaaagcaaagaaagaataaacacagacTTTGCACAGAATGCCATAAGACAACGTTCTGTGGCTCCTTCATTGGCCACAGATAAATCTAGTTAA